The window CCAGACGCCGTTTTGGCCGTTGAGCTGCGGCATGCGCTGTTTTTTGCCGTGGTCGCGGTTATCCAGGTTGTAACGGTGCGCCAGCGTGATCGCCGCCGGGCCGATAAACTCCGGATTGAGGCCGAACTGCGGGCAGGCGGCATAGCACAGGCCGCAGTTGATGCAGCCGGAGAACTGGTGATACTTCGCCATTTGCGCCGGGGTCTGCACGTTCGGGCCTTCTTCCGGTGTGCGGTCGTTGCCGATGATGTAGGGCTTAATCGCCTCCAGGCTCTCGATAAAGTGAGTCATGTCGACCACCAGATCGCGCTCGATGGGGAAGTTGCCCAGCGCCTCGACCTTCATGCCGCCGGTGTATTCCCGCAGGAAGGTTTTGCACGCCAGCTTCGGCACCCGGTTGACCATCATGCCGCACGAGCCGCAGATCGCCATGCGGCAGGACCAGCGGTAGGAGAGGTCCGGCGCCAGGTTGTCCTTGATGTAACCCAGCGCATCAAGCAGCGAGGTCTGCTCATCGTAAGGCACGGCGTAGGTCTCGAAATGCGGCTCGGCGTCGCGTTCCGGGTTATAGCGCATGACTTCGATTTTCAGGGTTTTCATCTCAGCCATTGGCCTGCTCCTTATCCTTTTTCTCCTGCGCATCGGCTTCGGCGCCGTAAACACGTTTGGCCGGCGGCAGCTTGGTGATTTTCACGTCGCTGTATTCCAGCCGCGGCGCGCCGGCCGGGTTGTGGAACGCCAGCGTATGTTTGAGGAAGTTGACGTCGTCACGCTCGGTGCAGCCTTCATCCAGACGTTGGTGCGCGCCGCGCGACTCTTTGCGGTTGAAGGCGGAGTGCGCCATGCATTCGGCGACGTCCAGGCCATAGCCCAGTTCGATGGTGTACAGCAGATCGGTATTGAATACGCTGGAACTGTCGGTGATCCTGACCCGTTTGAAGCGTTCTTTCAGCTCGGCCAGCTTATCGATGGTTTTTTGCATCAGCTCCGGCGTGCGGTAGATGCCGCAGCCTTCTTCCATCGACAGGCCCATTTCGTCGCGGATCTTCGACCAGTTTTCATTGCCTTCCTGTTTCATCAGGTTGCTCAGCCGGGCTTCGACGTCGCGTCCCTGGGCGTCCAGCGCACCGCCGTTGGCCGGGCCGCTTTCCAGCGCCCGGCGTGCGGCGTGCTCACCGGCCACCCGGCCGAACACCACCAGTTCCGCCAGCGAGTTGGAGCCGAGGCGGTTGGCGCCGTGCAGGCCGACGGAGGAACATTCCCCGACGGCGAACAGGCCCCTGATGCGGGTTTCGCAGTTTTGATCGGTTTCGATGCCGCCCATGGTGTAGTGCGCAGTGGGGCGCACCGGGATCGGCTCCTTCACCGGGTCGACGCCGACGTAGGCCTTGGCCAGCTCACAGATGAACGGCAGCCGCTCCAGCAGCTTTTTCTCGCCCAGGTGCCGCAGGTCCAGATAGACCACGTCGCCGCGCGGGGTGGGAAGGGTGCGTCCGGCGCGCCATTCGTGCCAGAAGGCCTGTGAAACTTTATCGCGCGGGCCCAGCTCCATATATTTGTTTTTCGGTTCGCCCAGCGGCGTTTCCGGCCCCATGCCGTAGTCCTGCAGGTAGCGGTAGCCGTCCTTGTTCACCAGGATGCCGCCTTCGCCGCGGCAGCCTTCGGTCATCAGGATACCGGAGCCGGGCAGGCCGGTCGGGTGGTACTGCACGAATTCCATATCGCGCAGCGGTACGCCGTGGTGGAACGCCATGCCCATGCCGTCACCGG is drawn from Serratia entomophila and contains these coding sequences:
- a CDS encoding succinate dehydrogenase/fumarate reductase iron-sulfur subunit, coding for MAEMKTLKIEVMRYNPERDAEPHFETYAVPYDEQTSLLDALGYIKDNLAPDLSYRWSCRMAICGSCGMMVNRVPKLACKTFLREYTGGMKVEALGNFPIERDLVVDMTHFIESLEAIKPYIIGNDRTPEEGPNVQTPAQMAKYHQFSGCINCGLCYAACPQFGLNPEFIGPAAITLAHRYNLDNRDHGKKQRMPQLNGQNGVWSCTFVGYCSEVCPKHVDPAAAIQQGKVESAKDFMIAMLKPQ
- the frdA gene encoding fumarate reductase (quinol) flavoprotein subunit, which encodes MQTFNADLAIIGAGGAGLRAAIAAAEANPQLKIALISKVYPMRSHTVAAEGGSAAVTQDHDSYDYHFNDTVAGGDWLCEQDVVDHFVHQCPREMTQLEQWGCPWSRKPDGSVNVRRFGGMKIERTWFAADKTGFHMLHTLFQTSLKYPQIQRFDEHFVLDILVDDGQARGLVAMNMMEGTRVQIRANAVVMATGGAGRVYRYNTNGGIVTGDGMGMAFHHGVPLRDMEFVQYHPTGLPGSGILMTEGCRGEGGILVNKDGYRYLQDYGMGPETPLGEPKNKYMELGPRDKVSQAFWHEWRAGRTLPTPRGDVVYLDLRHLGEKKLLERLPFICELAKAYVGVDPVKEPIPVRPTAHYTMGGIETDQNCETRIRGLFAVGECSSVGLHGANRLGSNSLAELVVFGRVAGEHAARRALESGPANGGALDAQGRDVEARLSNLMKQEGNENWSKIRDEMGLSMEEGCGIYRTPELMQKTIDKLAELKERFKRVRITDSSSVFNTDLLYTIELGYGLDVAECMAHSAFNRKESRGAHQRLDEGCTERDDVNFLKHTLAFHNPAGAPRLEYSDVKITKLPPAKRVYGAEADAQEKKDKEQANG